The Anopheles gambiae chromosome 2, idAnoGambNW_F1_1, whole genome shotgun sequence genomic sequence tcatgtgtgtgtatgttaatttgtttgtgtgttgttgttgttgtgagcGCATCGGTTTCAATTCCAATATGGCTAGCCCGATCGCGCTCCAGTCAAACCCAGGTTCACTCTACGAGGTGGGTTGTCAGTCCGCATTCTGTCTTGTGTCCGCGTTCTCGCGTTCTCTTCTAAAGTCTAACGTAATCTAATGGACGGAAATCACTGATTATTTTTGTACCGGACGCCTTCGTGTCACGCAGTTCCTCCACAAAAAGGGAGAAATGCACGCAACGGACGAATTTCCgggattttttcaaaaaaacctTGGAATCTTCAATTTTGATTGTCGTATACAGCTATATCCTGATGTCGAGCTGATGCTTTCTTCGTGGCTCCGGTTCTCGCACGGTCATGGGGGGTGGGGGTTGACAGTCTTCATCCTTACAGCGGCTTCTTCTTCTCgccgtcctcctcctcgtcgaaGAAGTTACCTGCAACGGAAGTGGCCGACGGTGAAGCCAACGCTAGACCATTCTTACCGACGATCGCCGTCCCGGTGGGGGCTGAGGCAGCCACACCACCCCGGCCGGCCAGTGCAATACCCGACGGCTTCACGGCGGCGATGGCCGGATCGTTCACGCTGCGCTGCATGCCCTCCTGCTTGCCGTCCTTCTCCTCGTCAACGGGCTGAATTTCGGGCGCCTCCTCGTCGGCCTTCGAGCGGCCCTGGACGACCACGGCCGGCACCTCCTCATCCTCCATCATAACCTGCTGCTgttccggctgctgctgctgctcgtcgtCCAGCGAACGGGCCCAGGCACGGTCGATCGTTTGCTCCTTGTCCTGGTGCGACTCGAGCAGATCATTCTTCAGCTGGGCGGGCACAGCCGCCGGCACGGGAGCAATCGGCGCGAGCGACGACACGATCTGGGCCTGGAACTTGGGCTGCAGCTCATCCTCTGCCTGGATGTCGGAGTTAGCACGGGCGTGGATGGCCTGCAGCGGCTGCAGGCTGAACACCGGGCTGAGCGGGTTCTGCAGGGCGTCAAAGTTGCCGTAGAACTGGGGCGTACCGCTCAGGATGTAGTAGCGCTGGGGCTGGGGCAGGGCCGCGGTCGAGGCGGGCGTTTCCGGTCCCTTCTCCGCGTCGGCCGGTGCCATGAACATCAGCTTCTTCTCCGGTGCCTTGGCGCTTTCGCCGCCGGCCGGCGCTTCTGTCGTTTCGCCCTCGGACGTCGGCATCTCGGTGGCCGGTggctgcaggaaggaaaacacGTTCGACCACCAGTTGCCCTCGTCCTGCTTCAGCGTCACCAGCCGGATCGGTTTGCTCTCGGTGTactgggtggtggtgtgggtCGCGGTGGCCAGCGGCAGCGACGGATAGTAGTAGACGTACTGCTTGGGCTCGAGCTTCAGCTGCTGGATCGGTTGAATGAGATGCGGCTGAATCTTGAGCGtcgccggctgctgctgtatcAGGTAGTACTGGGCGGCGGGCTGCAGAATTGCGGCGGGCGCCGCACGGCAGACGGCAAACACGCCCAGCAGTGCTACCACAACGGTGCTCAGATGACCCATCGCTGCGATCcagagagggaaagaaaagaagcaaagaaaacCGGGTTAAAATGGTCGTTAAGCTCAAACGTTCCGGACGAAATGTTACGCGGCTTGTGTGCTATTGAACTTGGCCTACGCCTCTCGCTACGGAGAAGGGGCAAAATCGTGCCCAACAAGTACCCTCCTTAGAGCTCCCCTCGCCCATCTGCATCTGTGCAAAGAGGTCGTACCGATAGAGTGAACTCGGTCGTTGCCGTGCAGCACTGCAGCAAAAACCGGTCTTTGGAGGAATGAAAAGA encodes the following:
- the LOC3290184 gene encoding uncharacterized protein LOC3290184 isoform X1 → MGHLSTVVVALLGVFAVCRAAPAAILQPAAQYYLIQQQPATLKIQPHLIQPIQQLKLEPKQYVYYYPSLPLATATHTTTQYTESKPIRLVTLKQDEGNWWSNVFSFLQPPATEMPTSEGETTEAPAGGESAKAPEKKLMFMAPADAEKGPETPASTAALPQPQRYYILSGTPQFYGNFDALQNPLSPVFSLQPLQAIHARANSDIQAEDELQPKFQAQIVSSLAPIAPVPAAVPAQLKNDLLESHQDKEQTIDRAWARSLDDEQQQQPEQQQVMMEDEEVPAVVVQGRSKADEEAPEIQPVDEEKDGKQEGMQRSVNDPAIAAVKPSGIALAGRGGVAASAPTGTAIVGKNGLALASPSATSVAGNFFDEEEDGEKKKPL
- the LOC3290184 gene encoding uncharacterized protein LOC3290184 isoform X2, yielding MGHLSTVVVALLGVFAVCRAAPAAILQPAAQYYLIQQQPATLKIQPHLIQPIQQLKLEPKQYVYYYPSLPLATATHTTTQYTESKPIRLVTLKQDEGNWWSNVFSFLQPPATEMPTSEGETTEAPAGGESAKAPEKKLMFMAPADAEKGPETPASTAALPQPQRYYILSGTPQFYGNFDALQNPLSPVFSLQPLQAIHARANSDIQAEDELQPKFQAQIVSSLAPIAPVPAAVPAQLKNDLLESHQDKEQTIDRAWARSLDDEQQQQPEQQQVMMEDEEVPAVVVQGRSKADEEAPEIQPVDEEKDGKQEGMQRSVNDPAIAAVKPSGNFFDEEEDGEKKKPL